In one Bacteroidales bacterium genomic region, the following are encoded:
- a CDS encoding acyloxyacyl hydrolase produces the protein MTRYLVLLLCFFFSMNAFSQKLVSRFADRHINQRASGAMVQYGFNYYDLPEGYAYRPLLLAHYQRFPLIKTAKKVGLAIDIGPQIGMAYTDKFNFELGLFVYLNLGIALTDWDMISLLAGAGPYYISVETERQAKGFIFSDNFLLAYRRKLLLSREPYEISVYSGFRHISNASLKQPNGGIDNIIIGLGFAKLF, from the coding sequence ATGACGAGATATCTGGTTTTACTTCTGTGCTTTTTTTTCAGTATGAACGCGTTCTCACAAAAACTGGTGAGCCGCTTTGCCGACCGCCATATCAACCAGCGGGCATCGGGGGCGATGGTTCAATACGGATTCAATTATTACGATTTACCCGAGGGCTACGCCTATAGGCCGCTGTTGCTTGCGCACTATCAGCGTTTCCCGCTAATCAAAACGGCAAAAAAAGTAGGCCTGGCTATTGACATCGGGCCGCAGATTGGAATGGCTTATACTGACAAGTTTAATTTTGAGCTTGGTTTATTCGTTTACCTCAACCTCGGGATTGCCTTAACTGACTGGGATATGATCAGCTTGCTGGCTGGCGCCGGCCCGTATTACATCAGTGTGGAAACTGAACGACAGGCAAAAGGATTTATCTTTTCCGACAATTTTCTGCTCGCCTACCGCAGAAAACTATTGCTCAGCCGTGAACCATATGAAATCTCTGTTTACAGTGGTTTCAGGCATATTTCAAACGCCAGCCTCAAACAACCTAACGGAGGTATTGATAACATTATAATTGGCCTGGGATTCGCAAAATTATTCTGA
- a CDS encoding M14 family metallopeptidase encodes MNTKIIFALVVTIIIGLPLQNQAQQSDWQTLYEQSNFLETPNYEQTIEFCMRLASHSPLVHFTSFGVSPQGRDLPLLIIDKDQRFEPQDKDEKLILLIEAGIHPGEPDGKDAGFLLIRDMIIHGKHLELLDNITILFIPIFNVDGYDRFGPYNRINQNGPKEMGWRTNAQNLNLNRDFIKADALEMKAWLKLFSEWLPHFFIDCHTTNGADYQYALTYMLETHGNMDKGLTLWQTNVYEPEVSKKMEASGFPIFRYVQFRQWHDPRSGLRSGAAPGMLSQGYTALLNRPGLLVETHMLKDYKTRVNATYEMIIHTMQILKYEGQTLIDLIDKADLFAASAEFRQEPFPLGFTISQIDSVMVDFLGVEYNIETSPLTGGPWFQYYPDQAVTFTLPLFDNNVPSATAMLPEAFIIPAEWQEVIERVQVHGIEMQRIDKPVKMVVETYRFENPNFRNAPNEGRHMVNAEGILFSEERTFHPGSVIVSMNQPKARLIARMLEPGSSDSFLQWGFFNAIFEQKEYGETYVMEPLAQQMLLEDESLRIEFEEMKANNPELFSSQWAMLNWFYTKTPWWDQKKNVYPVGRITKQ; translated from the coding sequence ATGAACACTAAAATAATCTTTGCCTTAGTTGTAACAATTATCATTGGGTTGCCTCTGCAAAACCAGGCGCAACAAAGCGATTGGCAAACGCTTTATGAGCAATCAAACTTTCTTGAAACACCCAATTATGAGCAAACCATTGAATTTTGCATGCGCCTCGCTTCGCATTCGCCTTTAGTTCATTTTACAAGTTTTGGGGTTAGTCCACAAGGAAGGGATTTGCCATTGCTGATTATTGATAAGGATCAACGGTTCGAACCCCAGGATAAGGATGAAAAGCTAATCCTGCTTATCGAGGCAGGCATTCATCCCGGAGAACCTGACGGCAAAGACGCCGGGTTTCTGTTGATACGCGACATGATCATCCATGGAAAACACCTGGAATTACTCGACAATATCACCATACTGTTCATCCCCATTTTTAATGTTGACGGGTATGACCGGTTCGGACCATACAATCGTATCAACCAGAACGGTCCTAAGGAAATGGGCTGGCGTACCAATGCACAAAACCTCAATCTTAATCGTGATTTTATTAAGGCAGATGCGCTGGAAATGAAAGCCTGGTTGAAACTTTTCAGCGAATGGCTACCTCATTTTTTTATTGACTGCCACACCACCAATGGCGCTGACTACCAGTATGCCCTTACGTATATGCTTGAAACCCATGGTAACATGGATAAAGGCTTAACCCTTTGGCAAACCAATGTTTACGAACCGGAAGTGAGTAAAAAAATGGAGGCTTCGGGCTTTCCAATTTTCCGTTATGTGCAGTTCAGGCAGTGGCACGATCCGCGCAGCGGACTAAGAAGTGGAGCTGCACCCGGAATGCTCTCACAAGGTTACACTGCCCTGTTGAACCGACCGGGATTATTGGTTGAAACCCACATGCTCAAAGATTACAAAACACGGGTGAATGCTACTTACGAAATGATCATTCATACCATGCAAATCCTTAAGTATGAAGGGCAAACACTAATTGACCTCATTGACAAAGCCGATTTATTTGCCGCCTCAGCTGAGTTCAGGCAAGAACCTTTTCCGCTTGGGTTTACCATAAGCCAGATCGATAGCGTGATGGTAGATTTCTTAGGTGTGGAATACAACATCGAAACCAGTCCGCTGACTGGTGGGCCCTGGTTCCAGTATTACCCCGATCAAGCTGTAACTTTTACCCTGCCGCTTTTTGATAATAATGTTCCATCAGCCACCGCTATGCTTCCCGAAGCCTTCATCATCCCGGCCGAATGGCAGGAGGTAATTGAACGGGTGCAGGTTCACGGAATTGAGATGCAACGCATTGATAAACCGGTAAAAATGGTAGTTGAAACTTATCGTTTTGAAAACCCAAATTTTCGCAATGCACCCAATGAAGGAAGGCATATGGTAAATGCTGAGGGAATCCTATTCAGCGAAGAAAGAACCTTCCATCCCGGTTCCGTTATCGTTTCTATGAACCAACCCAAAGCCCGGCTGATTGCCCGCATGCTTGAACCCGGCAGTAGCGATTCATTTCTGCAATGGGGATTCTTCAATGCCATTTTTGAACAGAAAGAATATGGAGAAACTTATGTGATGGAACCGTTGGCACAGCAAATGCTGCTGGAAGATGAAAGCCTGCGCATTGAGTTCGAAGAAATGAAAGCAAACAACCCTGAACTATTCAGCAGCCAATGGGCTATGCTTAATTGGTTCTACACGAAGACACCCTGGTGGGATCAGAAGAAGAATGTATACCCTGTGGGGAGAATCACAAAACAGTAA
- the mtnA gene encoding S-methyl-5-thioribose-1-phosphate isomerase, with the protein MEVNGKHFLTIWFENGLVHMIDQNKLPFAFEIMVCSTWQETAEAIRNMNVRGAGAIGAAAGFAMAQAFIQASGSEREDYLPEAKKSIEATRPTARDLFYATQKVYNADSIESAIETALQLAGENLHEGKRIGEVGKELIKDGMGILTHCNAGWLAFVDYGSALAPIYEAKRKGINFSVFVDETRPRNQGARLTAWELGNENITHYIIADNASGHFIQQGNIQLVIVGTDRVAANGDVANKIGTLEKAILAKTFGIPFYVAAPLSTFDMNCQTGKDIPIEMRDPDELLYMSGMNLEGRLEEIRVAAPGSSALNPAFDVTPAAYITGFITSKGTIKPNAESISRLFK; encoded by the coding sequence ATGGAAGTCAACGGAAAACACTTTTTAACCATCTGGTTCGAAAATGGACTGGTTCACATGATTGACCAGAACAAGCTTCCGTTTGCCTTTGAAATCATGGTTTGTAGTACCTGGCAGGAAACTGCCGAGGCAATCCGCAACATGAATGTGCGCGGAGCCGGTGCGATTGGCGCTGCTGCAGGATTTGCCATGGCACAGGCATTTATTCAAGCTAGTGGTTCTGAGAGAGAAGATTATCTGCCTGAAGCCAAAAAAAGCATTGAGGCAACTCGCCCCACCGCCCGCGATCTTTTTTATGCGACCCAAAAGGTTTACAATGCAGATTCTATAGAATCAGCCATTGAAACTGCTTTACAACTTGCCGGAGAAAATCTGCATGAAGGGAAGCGAATTGGCGAAGTTGGGAAAGAACTGATCAAAGATGGCATGGGAATTCTTACTCACTGCAATGCCGGTTGGCTGGCCTTTGTTGATTACGGCAGCGCATTGGCGCCAATATACGAAGCAAAGCGAAAAGGAATAAATTTCAGCGTTTTCGTGGATGAAACCCGCCCCCGCAACCAGGGCGCCCGGCTCACTGCCTGGGAACTGGGCAATGAAAACATTACTCATTATATAATAGCCGATAATGCATCAGGGCATTTTATACAGCAGGGCAACATCCAACTGGTTATTGTGGGAACCGACCGCGTTGCTGCCAACGGCGATGTTGCCAATAAAATCGGAACACTTGAGAAAGCAATCCTGGCTAAAACTTTCGGCATCCCGTTTTATGTGGCTGCCCCTCTTTCCACATTCGATATGAATTGTCAAACCGGAAAAGACATTCCCATTGAAATGCGCGATCCCGATGAACTGCTATACATGTCGGGTATGAACCTTGAAGGACGGCTTGAAGAAATCAGGGTTGCTGCTCCGGGATCATCAGCTTTGAACCCTGCCTTTGATGTAACTCCTGCAGCATATATTACAGGATTTATCACCAGCAAAGGGACTATCAAACCAAATGCTGAATCTATTTCCAGACTTTTTAAATAA
- a CDS encoding thiol-activated cytolysin family protein — protein sequence MRNRILFLFIPIIYVMIFISACKKEEVDSPISTKDVSKYLQELPAWSQFSPPGQAQAPTPKGEPVPLEDVVLDVEEINEDGSITLLEDVTYSCQSQPFTLADNPQQIAMYSPDREILYAGALIQGKSHRDGLGSLLGLPIAERAAIRVSIPGLANDDNFRTVENPSQATVDQAIGSMIGNATASGLATPSSINFKMETYYSEKQSALQMGISGNYLGFEASASGSIDQQRSETTITAQFYQKMYEVVVEAPQSPGDFFSAGFTQAKLEQQISQGRIGPDNLPVYVSNIVYGRMMMFSITSTASESDIRATMQAGYSGIGGSVGANLSAKQESILQESKIKITSIGGDAEATLAMIRSGDWSQYFTNTAPLSSAAPMSYTFRNLGDGSIASVTEATEYNIRSCSATQATPGTFNFLNAQNLSLPVPAPVTVMMGDVNGNGLQDLIYNHVSANSNQTVIAFSNGNGTFTMGTPTSHSASPTHGWSQYVVKVGDFNNDGRDDLAWGRVLTTNHTYIGVSNGDGSFEEMPVFTKGPASVGWGTNYKFEVGNIDGKDGDDLIWNVLIGTNRTYISFSNGDGTFGINNYEPTAGMFQDHPLSAWTGNEAFAVADINGNGRDDLIWYTQGINVHHVYVAESVGDVAGSVLSFKSRFDRGSGGWTNYKVVVGNIDGNAGADMVWVNPLVAESIPVHRDLSTGVTPALEAGSLQWIARAGGPCDWQIRLLDVNGDGRKDLLANSLETVNHVVIGLGKANGDFDFSRISQDHPAGDQWSQFQILTGDINGDSREDVIYVNADATNTVYVGIARGSAQ from the coding sequence ATGAGAAACCGAATTTTATTTCTTTTCATCCCCATCATTTATGTAATGATTTTTATAAGCGCCTGTAAAAAGGAAGAAGTAGATTCCCCGATCAGCACGAAAGATGTAAGCAAATATTTGCAGGAGTTGCCTGCCTGGAGTCAGTTTTCCCCACCTGGACAAGCCCAGGCGCCCACTCCGAAGGGTGAGCCGGTACCTTTGGAGGATGTTGTTTTGGATGTGGAGGAGATCAACGAAGATGGCAGTATTACACTACTCGAAGACGTAACCTATTCCTGCCAGTCGCAACCCTTTACCCTTGCCGACAACCCGCAGCAGATAGCCATGTACAGTCCTGACCGTGAGATTCTTTACGCCGGTGCACTCATCCAGGGTAAAAGCCATCGCGACGGGCTGGGAAGCCTGCTGGGGTTGCCCATAGCCGAGCGGGCCGCTATCAGGGTATCCATTCCGGGTCTGGCCAACGACGATAACTTCCGTACTGTTGAAAATCCCAGCCAGGCCACCGTTGATCAGGCCATTGGTTCGATGATTGGTAATGCAACGGCAAGTGGCCTCGCCACACCCAGTTCTATCAACTTCAAAATGGAAACTTACTACAGTGAAAAGCAATCGGCACTGCAGATGGGCATCTCTGGAAACTACCTGGGTTTTGAAGCCTCTGCCAGCGGCAGCATTGATCAGCAGCGATCCGAAACAACAATAACGGCACAGTTTTACCAGAAGATGTACGAAGTGGTGGTGGAAGCCCCGCAGAGCCCTGGTGATTTTTTCAGTGCCGGTTTCACCCAGGCCAAACTGGAGCAACAGATCAGCCAGGGGCGCATCGGGCCCGACAACTTACCGGTTTATGTGTCCAATATCGTGTATGGAAGAATGATGATGTTTTCGATCACATCCACCGCAAGCGAATCCGACATCAGGGCAACCATGCAGGCAGGGTATAGCGGAATCGGCGGAAGCGTGGGTGCCAATCTGAGTGCCAAACAGGAATCTATCCTTCAGGAGTCGAAGATCAAGATCACATCCATTGGTGGAGATGCCGAAGCTACACTGGCTATGATCCGGTCAGGTGATTGGTCGCAGTATTTTACAAATACTGCCCCGCTGTCGAGCGCGGCTCCGATGAGCTACACCTTCCGCAACCTGGGAGATGGAAGCATTGCCAGCGTTACAGAAGCAACCGAGTACAACATCCGTTCCTGCAGCGCCACACAGGCTACTCCGGGCACATTCAATTTTCTGAATGCACAGAACCTTAGCCTGCCTGTTCCAGCTCCCGTAACAGTGATGATGGGAGATGTGAACGGCAACGGACTACAGGATCTGATCTACAATCATGTAAGTGCAAATTCAAACCAGACCGTGATAGCGTTTTCGAACGGAAATGGCACTTTTACCATGGGCACACCAACTTCCCATAGTGCCTCACCCACGCATGGCTGGAGCCAATATGTGGTAAAAGTGGGCGACTTCAACAATGATGGCCGCGATGATCTGGCCTGGGGCCGGGTGCTGACAACCAATCACACTTACATCGGTGTATCGAATGGTGACGGCAGCTTTGAGGAGATGCCCGTGTTCACGAAAGGCCCTGCCTCTGTCGGTTGGGGTACAAACTACAAGTTCGAAGTAGGAAATATTGACGGCAAGGATGGTGATGATCTGATCTGGAATGTGTTGATTGGCACCAACAGAACCTATATATCTTTTTCGAATGGTGACGGTACGTTTGGAATCAATAATTATGAACCAACAGCCGGGATGTTTCAGGATCATCCCTTAAGTGCGTGGACCGGGAATGAAGCGTTTGCCGTAGCCGACATCAATGGGAATGGTCGCGATGATTTGATCTGGTACACACAAGGTATAAATGTTCACCATGTCTATGTTGCTGAATCGGTCGGCGATGTGGCGGGGTCTGTTTTGAGTTTCAAAAGTCGGTTTGATCGTGGATCAGGCGGCTGGACAAACTATAAAGTTGTTGTCGGAAATATAGACGGCAACGCCGGGGCCGACATGGTGTGGGTAAATCCACTTGTTGCGGAAAGCATTCCTGTTCACAGAGATCTGAGCACCGGAGTAACTCCGGCGCTGGAAGCAGGTTCTTTGCAGTGGATTGCCCGTGCCGGAGGTCCATGTGATTGGCAGATAAGACTTCTGGATGTTAACGGAGATGGGCGAAAAGACTTACTCGCCAATTCCCTGGAAACCGTAAATCACGTGGTGATTGGTCTTGGAAAAGCCAATGGTGATTTTGATTTCTCACGCATCAGCCAGGACCATCCGGCCGGCGACCAATGGTCGCAGTTCCAAATCCTGACTGGCGACATCAACGGCGACTCACGCGAGGATGTAATTTACGTGAACGCTGATGCCACAAATACCGTATATGTGGGAATAGCCCGGGGCAGTGCGCAATAA
- a CDS encoding thiol-activated cytolysin family protein, whose amino-acid sequence MKNRIFFLFIPIISVMLFISACKKEDSEMTFDAIVKDGGDMTPAKNSEEITEEEDFTDIINGEVWNCTVTTYNALAPGGGDNGFPLFNPNASVIYPGSLLQGNSLKKATPDVIAVNRAGGTISYDLVNGNISSYFNVEKVSKSSIQNAMNQIIASSPPDLPANFVFNYSQVQSERALALKLGIDYESAFTSISGSFGFSSGSSLNRIVVELNQSFFTMSFDIPTSLEGLFAPDVTPADLARYVQAGNPATYISDVTYGRIYYMLIESTSSYTEMESAVSASFSGIVASANADISGHSLNTLSNLKIKVMAFGGEATTTMLTVGETNLNNLVQLLAESTTISTGVPISYVVRSVYNNQIVSVQLATEYDVTECSPAAPGGEPPYTAHWRGNVLSKMGPVGAAFSGEGTEFYLINMAGDQYMVSNVGSLEGPFPISNLGTGTPPFNIGAACRIDGNQSTDGWVMIIDVTGSQYSYLTGSGAWSTQVTPISNLAVGNNPFAINGIGALLFRYVDPNGPSQRWVFNKDGTHYSLYSNNPNSFGNVTQTAGSTWYLPFTPERVGAGIGFFLGVNRFFILFDHTGTQYAVHGPLYGAGQESIGPFDL is encoded by the coding sequence ATGAAAAACCGAATCTTTTTCCTGTTTATCCCCATCATCTCTGTAATGCTTTTTATAAGCGCCTGTAAAAAAGAAGACTCCGAAATGACTTTTGATGCCATTGTAAAAGATGGAGGCGATATGACTCCTGCAAAAAACTCCGAGGAGATAACCGAAGAGGAAGATTTTACCGATATCATCAACGGTGAAGTTTGGAATTGTACAGTTACCACTTACAATGCACTGGCTCCCGGTGGTGGTGATAATGGATTCCCCTTGTTCAACCCCAATGCCTCGGTAATTTATCCGGGCAGTTTGTTACAAGGTAATTCACTTAAAAAGGCAACCCCTGATGTTATAGCTGTGAATCGTGCCGGAGGAACCATTTCTTATGACCTTGTCAATGGCAATATCTCATCTTATTTTAATGTTGAGAAGGTCTCAAAAAGCTCAATACAAAATGCCATGAACCAGATCATTGCCAGTTCACCTCCCGATTTGCCGGCAAATTTCGTTTTCAATTATAGCCAGGTACAAAGCGAACGTGCACTCGCCCTAAAACTGGGCATTGATTACGAGTCGGCATTTACGAGTATCAGCGGAAGTTTTGGGTTCAGTTCGGGTTCAAGTCTGAACCGCATAGTGGTCGAACTGAACCAAAGTTTTTTCACCATGAGTTTTGATATTCCAACCAGTCTGGAAGGATTGTTTGCACCCGATGTTACACCTGCTGACCTGGCCCGCTATGTTCAAGCCGGCAATCCGGCAACTTACATTTCGGATGTTACTTACGGAAGGATCTACTACATGCTCATTGAATCCACCTCGTCGTATACAGAAATGGAATCTGCGGTAAGCGCTTCTTTCAGCGGTATTGTGGCTTCAGCAAATGCGGATATATCGGGACACTCGCTAAACACATTAAGTAATCTCAAAATTAAAGTGATGGCTTTTGGTGGGGAGGCAACCACTACCATGCTCACTGTGGGTGAAACAAATTTAAACAACCTGGTGCAGTTATTGGCCGAGTCCACCACTATATCAACCGGGGTTCCCATCAGCTATGTGGTTCGAAGCGTTTACAATAACCAAATCGTTAGTGTGCAACTTGCTACTGAATATGATGTTACAGAGTGTTCCCCGGCAGCCCCTGGAGGAGAACCGCCATATACTGCCCATTGGCGGGGAAATGTGCTTTCAAAAATGGGTCCGGTCGGTGCAGCGTTTTCAGGTGAAGGCACCGAATTTTACCTCATCAACATGGCAGGCGACCAATACATGGTGAGCAATGTTGGTTCTTTGGAAGGGCCGTTTCCTATAAGCAATTTGGGTACTGGCACACCACCTTTCAACATTGGTGCAGCTTGCCGGATTGATGGGAATCAGTCTACAGATGGCTGGGTCATGATTATTGATGTGACTGGTTCGCAGTATTCTTACCTGACCGGTTCAGGAGCCTGGAGTACACAAGTCACACCGATTTCGAACCTGGCCGTTGGAAATAATCCTTTTGCGATCAATGGAATTGGAGCATTGCTATTCAGATATGTGGATCCTAATGGACCTTCTCAACGATGGGTGTTTAACAAGGATGGCACCCATTATTCCCTCTATAGCAATAACCCGAATAGCTTTGGTAATGTGACTCAAACAGCAGGTTCAACATGGTATCTGCCTTTTACACCTGAGAGAGTCGGCGCCGGAATAGGGTTTTTCCTGGGTGTTAATCGCTTTTTTATCTTGTTTGATCATACCGGAACTCAATACGCAGTGCATGGACCTTTATATGGAGCAGGACAAGAAAGCATAGGGCCGTTTGATCTTTGA
- a CDS encoding CHAT domain-containing protein: MSRSFLIFIIVLAFCSAMNPAQAQSASELYDQANELYDEGRYKEAEKLFLKVLELFENQYGREHKETLRPINRLGRTYSQLRENEKALHYLQEAFGIAQKLYGSESAEAAYRLIDIGHVYSQLYEPDKANKTYNQALKLFKKLFGKVSSKTANVLMNIGSAYQKKGDYLDAERYYLRAFEIFSKVSEPGSEDFNRIYSNMGYIYRKKGDLEKALDFGQKALEIKLKNYEPTHPSVGKYYRNIGRVYEEMNRMEEALPYMQKALEISESSLGNDHPHTAGAYGEVAHIHAAMRQYDTALRIYQRSIQLLENTLPADHPYVVAGYFNIATVYNELGLLKKALEYYHVALQKLLSRTFRPGNLVAQAYRDLASVHFRINEFDSALIYCQRGLEAIATNFVFQDGEYFANPSIAEVQAQIEFLGILGLKAELLEELYNLKSSEITNLEEALNTTLLAVQLIEDMRLGYQSESSRQYLSSGTSGIFKTGVRVAMQLYQETGNKKYLWQAFGLSEKSKAIILWRSMNESSAIGAAGLPESEREAIANLEQRFAILEEEVAQFDEGVENDINSAVRSELFNVKLEYDKLIKSLEKTYPDFYELRYAPPVVTQENLIRKINGSQLAVLSYFYDDTAMYIFLFDKDGLKGYAQPLISNFTNTITSIREFDLSDLLGMNSGADRLAYLQQLNDLYMLLVEPVRNRLAEQSNLLIIPHGILNYLPFEMLIERVDGSDFRQQPYLIHDFTIQYAWSAALWAKEIQPATASRLSFAGFAPSFAFSESEPGSENTYRSTLANLTFSSQEIKDAQKMLGGKVFIDEVATKSSFRLYAPASRVLHLATHAIVNNEKYLKSGLSFAVENGSEKDDFLYAYEIYNLKLSAEMAVMSACNTGFGKIAEGEGVMSLGRAFFYAGCKSIIMSQWLANDRTTYELMDNFYQKIVEGQTKDQALRNAKIEHLTNADALTAHPYFWAGMIAVGDMRPLTQEQTIYKWIWIFAALVLGGLMILVFKRRF, translated from the coding sequence ATGAGCCGAAGTTTTCTGATATTCATTATAGTACTTGCTTTTTGTTCAGCTATGAACCCCGCGCAAGCACAATCAGCCTCAGAATTATATGACCAGGCCAATGAACTCTATGACGAAGGGCGTTACAAAGAAGCCGAAAAGCTATTTCTGAAAGTTTTAGAGTTATTCGAAAACCAGTATGGCCGCGAACACAAAGAAACGCTCAGGCCAATCAACCGGCTGGGAAGAACGTATAGCCAGCTCAGGGAAAACGAAAAAGCTTTGCATTATTTACAGGAAGCATTTGGTATCGCACAAAAGCTTTATGGTTCAGAAAGTGCTGAAGCAGCTTATCGTTTGATTGATATCGGCCATGTTTACTCCCAGTTGTATGAACCGGATAAAGCCAATAAAACCTACAACCAGGCATTGAAACTCTTCAAGAAATTGTTTGGCAAAGTAAGTTCAAAAACGGCCAATGTATTGATGAATATTGGTTCGGCATATCAAAAAAAAGGTGATTATCTTGATGCTGAACGATATTACCTCAGGGCGTTTGAGATTTTTAGCAAGGTTTCAGAACCCGGCAGCGAGGATTTCAACCGCATTTACAGCAATATGGGCTATATATACCGCAAAAAGGGCGACCTCGAAAAAGCCCTTGATTTTGGCCAGAAAGCGCTGGAGATTAAACTTAAAAATTACGAACCTACACATCCTAGTGTTGGGAAATACTACCGCAATATTGGGCGGGTGTATGAGGAAATGAACCGTATGGAGGAAGCGCTGCCTTATATGCAAAAGGCTTTGGAAATTTCTGAATCATCACTAGGTAATGACCACCCGCATACTGCCGGCGCCTATGGCGAAGTGGCGCATATTCATGCCGCAATGAGGCAATATGATACTGCGCTCCGGATTTATCAGCGGAGCATCCAATTGCTTGAGAACACTCTGCCTGCCGATCATCCCTATGTGGTTGCCGGTTATTTTAACATTGCTACGGTTTACAATGAATTGGGTTTACTGAAAAAAGCGCTTGAGTATTACCATGTTGCCCTTCAAAAGCTTCTATCGCGAACCTTTCGCCCCGGAAATCTGGTTGCGCAGGCATACAGGGATTTGGCGTCGGTTCATTTCCGGATAAATGAGTTCGATTCTGCATTAATCTATTGTCAGCGGGGGTTGGAAGCAATTGCAACCAATTTCGTTTTTCAGGATGGCGAGTATTTTGCGAACCCATCCATTGCCGAAGTGCAGGCGCAGATTGAATTTCTTGGAATACTCGGTCTGAAAGCAGAGCTGCTTGAAGAACTCTATAATTTAAAAAGCAGCGAAATCACGAATCTTGAGGAAGCTTTAAATACAACATTGCTGGCCGTTCAACTGATTGAAGACATGAGGCTTGGCTATCAGTCGGAATCTTCACGTCAATATCTTAGCAGTGGTACTTCAGGAATTTTTAAAACAGGAGTGAGGGTTGCGATGCAGCTTTACCAGGAAACCGGCAACAAAAAATACCTGTGGCAGGCGTTTGGATTGTCAGAAAAGAGCAAGGCAATTATTTTATGGCGAAGTATGAACGAAAGTTCAGCAATCGGCGCTGCCGGTCTCCCGGAATCTGAAAGAGAAGCCATTGCGAACCTTGAGCAACGGTTCGCAATACTTGAAGAAGAAGTGGCACAATTTGATGAGGGAGTGGAAAATGACATTAACTCAGCCGTAAGAAGTGAACTTTTTAATGTAAAACTGGAATATGACAAACTCATCAAATCCCTTGAAAAAACTTACCCCGACTTTTATGAATTACGCTATGCACCGCCTGTTGTAACCCAGGAAAACTTGATAAGAAAAATAAACGGTTCACAATTGGCTGTACTGAGCTATTTTTATGATGATACAGCAATGTATATTTTCCTTTTCGATAAGGACGGATTGAAAGGATATGCACAACCACTGATTAGTAATTTCACCAATACAATCACTTCCATCAGGGAGTTTGACCTCAGCGATCTGCTGGGCATGAATTCTGGAGCTGACAGGCTCGCATATCTTCAGCAATTAAATGATCTTTATATGCTATTGGTTGAACCGGTTCGCAACAGGCTAGCTGAACAGTCAAATCTACTAATAATACCCCATGGTATTTTAAATTATCTGCCCTTCGAAATGCTTATTGAAAGGGTTGATGGCAGCGATTTCAGACAACAGCCTTACCTGATCCATGATTTTACTATCCAATATGCATGGTCTGCGGCACTCTGGGCAAAAGAAATACAACCTGCTACTGCATCACGGCTTTCTTTTGCAGGTTTTGCACCTTCATTTGCCTTTAGCGAATCTGAACCGGGGTCGGAAAATACTTATCGCTCTACCCTGGCAAATCTCACCTTTTCATCACAAGAAATTAAGGATGCTCAAAAGATGTTGGGCGGCAAGGTGTTCATTGATGAAGTCGCCACAAAAAGCTCTTTCCGCCTCTACGCTCCTGCAAGTCGGGTTCTTCACCTTGCTACACATGCCATAGTCAATAATGAAAAGTATCTTAAATCGGGCCTGTCATTCGCGGTTGAAAATGGTTCAGAAAAAGATGATTTTCTTTATGCTTACGAGATTTATAACCTGAAGCTTTCAGCCGAGATGGCTGTGATGAGCGCCTGTAATACAGGATTCGGGAAAATTGCCGAAGGCGAAGGTGTGATGAGCCTGGGAAGGGCATTTTTTTATGCAGGCTGCAAAAGTATAATTATGAGCCAGTGGCTGGCTAACGACCGCACAACCTACGAGTTGATGGATAATTTTTACCAGAAAATTGTTGAGGGTCAAACCAAAGATCAGGCGCTTCGCAATGCGAAAATCGAACACCTTACAAACGCTGATGCGCTTACTGCCCACCCATATTTTTGGGCCGGAATGATTGCTGTTGGAGATATGCGTCCTTTAACACAAGAACAAACTATATATAAATGGATTTGGATTTTTGCAGCACTTGTGCTTGGCGGGTTGATGATACTGGTTTTTAAACGCCGGTTTTAG